A genomic stretch from Plasmodium brasilianum strain Bolivian I chromosome 9, whole genome shotgun sequence includes:
- a CDS encoding serine/threonine protein kinase, whose product MKKGFLLNKNIYDIEENVIKVEKDKRNRKYCKDDFEIYMHLGSGNFSEVFMVKLKNDPSKIFSLKIFKKEEVNRMNKVNSVLTEKHTMTKLNIPGHPNVIKLIDTFKDKENVYLLYEYADYELWEFLRSRSVGIDENITFCLILQMVRALDYIHNKNIIHRDLKCENFLINKDGTIKLIDFGTSKDLDDTSLNTNKNAPIKKDTELIKFVLKKTNNSNVKENVKNEPVEENDNILNNEENNDEVSNSNDNNNNFVKNSKKCVLKELNNENSEFDNKIATIDNDQLNIVNSNTCSTNINKYSNRRKKTFDNYVGTANFMPPEALINKCSARARDFWSLGCTFYQLVTCTVPFDGSTEWFIYNKIKKREIKYPPLISSELIDLIEKLTHVNPEERLGFKKGCKEILEHSYFEKFNCKSFNFKLPEISEIEKMYTNAINKYHEYVNEKRKLKRNVNKSYEEENNKKIEDLKRDLLSIIKPDTKIQDIDNESIIIRKKIAETVNFFVEEFHKQEKSEMEEADRWLERFTSK is encoded by the coding sequence atgaaaaaaggatttttactcaataaaaatatctatGATATTGaagaaaatgtaataaaagtTGAAAAGGATAAGAGAAACAGAAAATACTGTAAAGAtgattttgaaatatatatgcacttaGGAAGTGGCAACTTCAGTGAAGTTTTCATGGTGAAATTGAAGAATGACCCATCGAAAATATTCtcacttaaaatatttaaaaaagaagaagttAACAGAATGAATAAAGTTAATTCTGTTTTAACAGAGAAACATACTAtgacaaaattaaatattccaGGGCATCCAAATGTTATCAAATTAATTGACACATTTAAAGACaaagaaaatgtatatttattgtatgaATATGCTGATTATGAGTTGTGGGAATTTTTAAGAAGCCGGAGTGTTGGAattgatgaaaatataactttttgtTTAATACTACAAATGGTTCGAGCATTagattatatacataacaaaaatataattcatagAGACTTAAAATGTGAAAACTTTCTTATAAATAAGGATGGAACAATAAAATTGATTGATTTTGGTACTTCTAAAGATTTGGATGATACATccttaaatacaaataaaaatgcacCCATCAAAAAAGACACGGAATTGATTAAatttgtattaaaaaaaacaaataacagtaatgtaaaagaaaatgtCAAAAATGAGCCTGTAGAAGAgaatgataatattttaaataatgaagaaaacaATGATGAAGTTTCAaatagtaatgataataataacaattttgttaaaaattcaaaaaaatgtgtTCTTAAGGAACTTAACAACGAAAATTCTGAATTTGATAATAAAATTGCCACAATAGATAATGATCAattaaatattgtaaataGTAATACATGTtcaacaaatataaataaatatagcaatagaagaaaaaaaacatttgaTAACTATGTTGGAACTGCAAATTTTATGCCTCCAGAAGCActaattaataaatgtagTGCTAGGGCACGCGACTTCTGGAGCCTTGGATGTACATTTTACCAGTTAGTAACATGTACAGTTCCATTTGATGGTTCGACAGAATGGttcatatataacaaaattaaaaaaagagaaataaaatatccaCCTTTAATATCATCTGAATTAATAGATTTAATAGAAAAGCTAACACATGTTAATCCGGAAGAAAGGTTAGGATTTAAAAAAGGGTGTAAAGAAATTTTAGAGCActcatattttgaaaaatttaattgcAAATCATTTAATTTCAAGCTACCAGAAATTTCTGAGatagaaaaaatgtacacaAACGCAATAAATAAGTATCATGAATACGTAAATGAAAAGAGGAAGCTAAAACGAAATGTTAATAAATCgtatgaagaagaaaataataaaaaaatagaggaTCTGAAAAGAGATTTATTAAGTATAATTAAACCTGATACAAAGATTCAAGATATAGATAATGAATCAATaattataaggaaaaaaattgctGAAACTGTTAATTTCTTTGTTGAGGAATTTCATAAACAAGAGAAAAGTGAAATGGAGGAAGCAGACAGATGGTTGGAACGATTTACGAGTAAATAG
- a CDS encoding peptidase M16: MKHMKEIKGYLAIKIFLLLVFVYVKHLSCQNASLSTGKNNYGLNEDELRAMLFGINYDSGSKNKSNSVNRKNMENESLIFGNFNYKDTMKNTQNEKVEKQIEDMNNSRKEEFGDIESRKTNNNNSPIKYKKQDKNVELQSNQLLQNKLENDKLSKEDNPYDDNNNNNENKFRDISNDLHNFDNTEILINRNRKNSNLSNNYYDTHVTNRDEFNYNKNLANNINTVNNNVLNNYKENNTNKANYLNDSLSTYNLGKDDNNTNNINDNTNIISSIGSSNNNERQNLTLNESKNNNNYLQKWGDTNLESPKLLKKDVNVKNHEVQLNSAKTLESKELNNEKTKITKGENEGGTRSNEFKNFMNAGLDKKSEKLFVEDEIKNAKYPEHKNVNVSLNNVGKNGSTKKMPFLENFNNYKDESNQKIKYIDDAPNSGNNEEIKEKNNVNLRKKEELEQQNNMSYSIENTNIQLNNSRKDKLKKINPVNFGENTSSKLNDTSEEDENDIFNKIKNNEENIFSENITLKKGAKDRNEYKYFKLKSNELKVLGIINKYSPKGGFSISIECGGYDDFDETPGISNLLQHVIFYKSEKRNTTLLSELGKYSSEHNSHTSESFTNYYAVAHSEDIYHLLNLFAENLFFPLFYEEDIQNEVNEINNNYVSVENNSEGCLKIVSQYVTEFKYSKFFTYGNYITLCENVLNNKLNIKKILKEFHKKCYQPKNMSLSILLGKKGNFIDHYNMNDIENMVVEIFGKLKNYNYASNRNVEEKKYYNYLELEKKKLNRHEDIYNGRNFLFNGIQNKLIGETTNETAMFIQFIDEYNFTLDLNQKSKYTEILKKDGWGDQMYLYWSSKINIELYKKIEEFGTMIFLRELFSDFRKNGLYYKLSVENKYAYDFKIVDTWNKYYLNYGVLINLTEKGKSNLAHLIHIFNVFINQISKLFDKDSLDKGINKYILDYYREKALNTDLNFNIDNKSVNLNDLIKYSNKLLVYSGDDVSSLLTINNLIEDKYKNDFRNHIKITSLIGSLLKNENLHIINIVDTFSITNTGKIPNTTIMYATGDNPYLVGEEGIINDISITLPEIKVCPFSNFGNNSTSNGNGNGNSNGNSNGNSNGDSNGDSNSNNILYEQEKSLFCVPYNNRENFEYSEKEEMFESEENKNVFKSNILYNIPCLIKSSYGYNIYFKRGLTDTSKVKADFIFYFPSKNFTLYEAIFTRIHAIILRKKIKILLADYINCSVHINIKENVDSYVIHVDTYSYYFEELLTKLEDLLSVKDIPSKDEFNDAYDVLNLYVKINAKFKIENSLNVMYSLFNKYIPTNKETYDILNAHFYYPSYNAYTNYLNNFFHRNYISIFIYGNVIIPNAMYVENSLNGNNIISSNGNNLNSISGSNIHEHILSDTIYDNISNKDNATYLKKQDKLGEGGQYQFDSLHISHNGSGIEYLIVLCESFIGKVTSKIIKINESTYYKSKLINNEDIDIHMQNPYQSGNTSITVSYLIESETILSNLLINIISDLISSDFIKFAKIRYNDGYTADVKTFFTHNGLGGLLFIIQSYDNKIEKMEADICTIVKFLTFQLLNMDLSDLVKKLEDMKERYIINNTIFTFNEEYSSILEQFTGIEKECFDKKYKIIKIFDELIKCPKIILNKINYILKNGKKVIFKDYKVDVNVSHINDGVGKGNFSHQSCNYSYSNNNIKMSNVQLTEHSRLIIEKKLNESKLNESKLNESKLNEGKLNEGKLNESKLNESNLNESNLKDRKLDSSFRMKKLPITENFINVPNFLQMKKKGFFQYIIDYFRSNNGTHFKNNNYLDFKSCDEEMSKDNFLVFQNFTDDINKIREHFLLKFANDAEIKENCSVDYEEVRQYCYAHNNNYDKKNVKN, encoded by the coding sequence atgaaacaCATGAAAGAAATTAAAGGATATTTAGCCATCAAAATTTTCCTTCTACTAGTTTTTGTTTATGTGAAACATTTAAGTTGCCAAAATGCATCGTTAAGCACTGGTAAAAACAACTATGGATTAAACGAGGATGAATTAAGAGCAATGCTATTTGGAATTAATTATGACTCGggtagtaaaaataaaagtaattcagtaaacagaaaaaatatggaaaatgagtcattaatttttggtaattttaattataaagatACAATGAAAAACACACAAAACGAAAAAGTAGAAAAACAAATTGAAGATATGAATAACAGCAGAAAAGAAGAGTTTGGAGATATAGAGAGCAGAAAaaccaataataataattcacccattaaatataaaaaacaagaTAAAAACGTTGAATTACAGAGTAATCAGTTACTCCAGAACAAGTtagaaaatgataaattaagTAAAGAGGATAATCCATATGatgacaataataataataatgaaaataaatttaggGATATTTCCAATGATCTTCATAATTTTGATAACACAGAAATCTtaataaatagaaatagaaaaaacagcaatttaagtaataattattacgACACACATGTAACAAATAGAGATGAATTTAATTACAATAAGAACCTtgcaaataatataaataccGTAAATAACaatgttttaaataattataaagaaaataatacaaataaagcaaattatttaaatgacaGCTTATCTACCTATAATCTTGGTAAGGACGATAATAACACAAACAACATAAatgataatacaaatattattagtaGTATCGGTTCatctaataataatgaaagaCAAAATTTAACACTCAATGAatctaaaaataataataactacTTACAAAAATGGGGTGATACAAATTTAGAAAGTCccaaattattaaaaaaggatgTAAATGTTAAAAATCATGAAGTGCAACTAAATAGTGCGAAAACATTAGAAAGTAAAGAgctaaataatgaaaaaactaaaataacAAAAGGAGAAAATGAAGGTGGTACAAGATCAAATgagtttaaaaattttatgaatgcAGGATTAGACAAAAAAtctgaaaaattatttgtggAGGATGAGATAAAAAATGCTAAATATCCAGAGCATAAGAATGTTAATGTGTCATTAAATAATGttggaaaaaatggaagcACTAAAAAAATGCCTTTTCTTGAAAATTTCAATAATTACAAAGATGAGTcaaatcaaaaaataaaatatatagatgaCGCACCAAATTCGggaaataatgaagaaataaaggaaaaaaataatgtgaaCCTTAGAAAAAAGGAGGAATTAGAACAACAAAATAACATGAGTTATTCAATAgaaaatacaaacatacaacTTAACAACTCAAGAAAAGACaagctaaaaaaaataaatccaGTGAATTTTGGTGAAAATACCTCCAGTAAATTAAATGACACCTCTGAAGAAGatgaaaatgatattttcaacaaaataaagaataatgaggaaaatattttttctgaaaacataactttaaaaaaaggagcaaaagatagaaatgaatataaatattttaaattaaaaagtaatgaACTTAAAGTATTAGGTATAATCAATAAATATTCACCGAAAGGAGGTTTTTCTATATCTATTGAATGCGGAGGATATGATGATTTCGATGAAACCCCTGGAATTTCGAATCTATTACAacatgttattttttataaatctgaaaaaagaaatacaacATTATTAAGCGAATTAGGAAAATATTCATCAGAACATAATAGTCATACCAGCGAATCCTTTACAAATTACTATGCTGTTGCACATTCTGAAGATATTTACCATTTACTAAATTTATTTGCagaaaatttgtttttccctttattttatgaagaagatatacaaaatgaagttaacgaaataaataataattatgtttcCGTGGAAAATAATTCTGAAGGTTGCCTAAAAATTGTCAGTCAATATGTCACAGAGTTTAaatattctaaatttttCACTTACGGAAATTACATTACCTTGTgtgaaaatgttttaaacaataagttaaatataaaaaaaattttgaaagaaTTCCATAAAAAGTGTTATCAACCTAAGAATATGTCTCTGAGCATACTACTAGGAAAAAAGGGAAACTTTATTGATCACTACAACATGAAtgatattgaaaatatgGTTGTAGaaatttttggaaaattaaaaaattataattacgCCAGTAATAGGAATGTAGaggaaaaaaagtattataattatttagaactagaaaagaaaaaattgaataggCACGAAGATATCTATAATGGCAgaaatttcctttttaatggTATACAAAATAAGTTAATCGGAGAGACTACTAATGAAACGGCTATGTTTATTCAATTTATAGATGAATACAATTTTACACTTGATTTGAATCAAAAAAGTAAGTATActgaaattttaaagaaagaCGGATGGGGAGATCAAATGTACTTATATTGGAGCtctaaaattaatattgaATTGTATAAGAAAATAGAAGAATTTGGGACTATGATTTTTTTACGTGAACTTTTTTCAGATTTTAGAAAGAATGGATTATATTACAAACTATCTgtggaaaataaatatgcatacgATTTTAAAATTGTGGACACATGGAATAAgtattatttgaattatggagtattaataaatttaacgGAGAAAGGTAAAAGCAATTTAGCTCATttgatacatatattcaatgtatttattaaccaaataagtaaattattTGATAAGGATAGCTTAGACAaaggtataaataaatacatccTTGACTATTATAGGGAGAAAGCATTGAACACTGATCTTAATTTTAACATTGATAATAAAAGTGTAAACCTCaatgatttaataaaatattccaaTAAATTACTGGTTTATTCAGGTGATGATGTATCTTCACTTTTGACTATCAATAATTTAATtgaagataaatataaaaatgattttcgaaatcatattaaaattacaaGTTTAATAGGTTCTCTACTGAAGaatgaaaatttacatattataaacattGTAGATACATTCAGCATAACAAATACAGGTAAAATTCCTAATACCACCATAATGTATGCCACAGGGGATAATCCATATCTTGTTGGTGAAGAGGGAATTATAAACGATATAAGTATCACCCTTCCTGAAATAAAAGTTTGTCCCTTCAGCAATTTTGGAAATAATAGTACTAGTAATGGTAATGGTAATGGTAACAGTAATGGTAACAGTAATGGTAACAGTAATGGTGACAGTAATGGTgacagtaatagtaataatattctaTATGAGCAGGAGAAATCGTTGTTCTGTGTACCGTATAATAATagagaaaattttgaatattcaGAAAAGGAAGAGATGTTTGAAtctgaagaaaataaaaatgtatttaagtcaaatattttatataatatacctTGCTTGATTAAATCATCGTAcggatataatatatatttcaaaagaGGTCTAACAGATACTTCTAAAGTAAAAGCggatttcattttttatttcccctctaaaaattttacattatatgaAGCAATTTTTACTCGTATACATGCtataattttaagaaaaaaaataaaaatattgctggctgattatattaattgttcagtacatataaatattaaagaaaacgTAGACTCGTATGTAATACATGTAGACACATATAGCTACTATTTCGAAGAACTACTTACCAAATTAGAGGATTTGTTGTCGGTAAAAGATATCCCTTCAAAGGATGAATTTAATGATGCTTATGatgtattaaatttatatgtgaAGATAAATGCAAAATTCAAGATAGAAAATTCTTTAAATGTTATGTATtccttatttaataaatatatacctacGAATAAAGAAActtatgatattttaaatgcaCACTTTTATTACCCTTCGTATAATGCTTAcacaaattatttaaataatttttttcatagaaattatattagcatttttatatatggaaaTGTCATTATACCAAATGCCATGTATGTTGAAAATAGTCTCAAcggtaataatattatctcTTCTAACGGGAATAACCTTAATAGTATATCCGGTAGTAACATACATGAGCACATATTGAGCGATACAATTTATGACAATATAAGTAATAAAGATAATGCtacatatttgaaaaaacaaGACAAACTTGGAGAAGGAGGACAATACCAATTTGATTCCCTCCATATATCTCATAATGGATCAGGAATAGAATATTTGATTGTATTATGTGAATCATTCATTGGAAAAGTAAcaagtaaaattataaaaataaatgaatctACATActataaaagtaaattaattaataatgaagacattgatatacatatgcaaaaCCCATATCAAAGCGGGAACACCTCAATAACAGTATCATACCTTATCGAATCAGAAACAATATTAAGTAatcttttaattaatattatctcTGATTTGATATCATctgattttattaaatttgcTAAAATTAGATATAATGACGGTTATACTGCAGATGTAAAAACTTTTTTCACACATAATGGATTAGGTGGATTACTCTTTATCATTCAGAGTTACGATAATAAAATTGAGAAAATGGAGGCGGATATATGTACTATCGTTAAATTTTTAACGTTTCAGTTGTTGAACATGGACTTATCTGATTTGGTTAAGAAGTTGGAGGATATGAAAGAacgttatataataaataacaccatatttacttttaatgAAGAATATTCATCCATACTGGAGCAGTTCACAGGCATTGAAAAGGAAtgttttgataaaaaatataaaatcataaaaatttttgacgaattaattaaatgccccaaaataattttaaataaaataaattatattttaaaaaacggAAAGAAAGTAATATTTAAAGATTATAAGGTAGATGTTAATGTATCGCATATTAATGATGGAGTAGGTAAGGGTAATTTTTCCCATCAAAGTtgtaattattcatatagtaataacaatataaaaatgtccAATGTACAACTGACGGAGCATTCGCGTttaattatagaaaaaaaattaaatgaaagcaaattaaatgaaagtaaattaaatgaaagcAAATTAAATGAAGGCAAATTAAATGAAGGCAAATTAAATGAAAGCAAATTAAATGAAAGCAATTTAAATGAAAGCAATTTAAAAGATAGAAAATTAGATAGCTCATTTAGGATGAAGAAATTACCCATAAcggaaaattttattaatgtgCCAAATTTTCTtcagatgaaaaaaaagggtttttttcaatatattattgaTTATTTTAGAAGTAACAACGGAACACATTTTAAGAATAACAACTATTTGGATTTTAAAAGTTGCGATGAAGAAATGTCCAAAGATAATTTCCTTGTATTTCAGAATTTTACAGatgacataaataaaatcagAGAACACTTTCTTTTGAAGTTTGCAAATGATGCagaaattaaagaaaattgtTCAGTCGATTATGAAGAAGTTAGACAGTACTGTTATgcacataataataattatgataaaaagaatgttaaaaactga